A stretch of the Vigna radiata var. radiata cultivar VC1973A chromosome 7, Vradiata_ver6, whole genome shotgun sequence genome encodes the following:
- the LOC106765624 gene encoding uncharacterized protein LOC106765624, giving the protein MLLTCQHHPFLLSATTTNRNYNLSLSLSIITSRPLYLTTPNLKVTAHRFNSLTVSADSFPLRSQHVTADSNFDSLLSFLEFSCLLSSAVASSAATVVAASKNDLLAGIGTRAAPFGVTMLVIGVLIGVWIRRRQWRRVCVENGKGGLEVNFLQRIEKLEEDLKSSLTVVRVLSRQLEKLGIRFRVTRKALKDPIAETAALAQKNSEAARALAVQSDILEQELGEIQQVLLAMQEQQRKQLDLILAIGKAGKLWESKPEISDRQDTLEMSNSAEGVVKQEVHQI; this is encoded by the exons ATGCTACTCACGTGTCAGCACCACCCTTTCTTACTTAGCGCAACCACCACTAACAGAAACTACAACCTCTCACTCTCCCTCTCCATCATAACCTCGCGCCCCCTCTACCTCACCACACCAAACCTTAAAGTTACCGCTCATCGCTTCAATTCTCTCACAGTTAGCGCCGACTCCTTTCCCCTCCGATCCCAACATGTCACTGCCGATTCCAATTTTGACTCTCTCCTTTCTTTCCTCGAGTTCTCTTGCCTCCTCTCTTCCGCCGTCGCTTCCTCCGCTGCCACCGTAGTTGCGGCTTCCAAAAACGACCTACTGGCCGGGATCGGCACCAGAGCCGCTCCGTTTGGCGTCACGATGCTTGTGATCGGGGTTCTGATCGGCGTTTGGATTCGGAGGCGCCAGTGGAGGCGCGTTTGTGTGGAGAACGGGAAGGGTGGGTTGGAGGTTAACTTTCTCCAGAGGATTGAGAAATTGGAGGAGGATTTGAAGAGTTCACTGACGGTTGTTAGGGTTTTGTCAAGACAGCTCGAGAAATTAGGGATTAGGTTTAGGGTTACGAGAAAGGCCCTGAAGGATCCCATAGCTGAG ACTGCAGCTTTGGCCCAGAAGAATTCTGAGGCTGCTAGAGCATTAGCAGTGCAATCAGACATTTTAGAGCAGGAACTTGGTGAAATTCAACAGGTTTTATTAGCAATGCAG GAACAACAGCGAAAACAACTTGATCTGATTCTTGCAATCGGGAAGGCTGGTAAGCTATGGGAAAGCAAGCCCGAAATCAGTGATCGACAAGATACATTAGAAATGTCAAACTCGGCTGAGGGTGTGGTAAAACAGGAGGTGCACCAAATATGA
- the LOC106767707 gene encoding EPIDERMAL PATTERNING FACTOR-like protein 1, protein MASLNSYHYYTTTSLLIVLLLHNFLSLVSASNHPHTAISPRELLFEEKNRLGSIPPSCHNKCNDCHPCMAVQVPTLPSHDSNPPDLTKTSAMATFFNPSSPQGNRYSNYKPLGWKCHCGDHFFNP, encoded by the exons ATGGCTTCACTTAATTCATATCATTACTACACAACCACCTCCTTGCTCATCGTACTTTTGCTGCACAATTTTCTCTCTCTAGTTTCTGCCTCCAATCACCCTCACACTGCAATCTCTCCAAGA GAATTGTTATTTGAGGAGAAAAACAGGCTAGGTTCCATTCCTCCAAGCTGTCACAACAAGTGCAATGATTGTCATCCATGCATGGCAGTTCAAGTGCCCACTTTGCCTAGTCATGACTCTAACCCTCCAGATCTTACCAAAACTTCTGCCATGGCAACTTTTTTTAACCCTTCTTCTCCCCAAGGTAACAGGTACTCCAACTACAAGCCATTGGGGTGGAAATGCCATTGTGGCGACCACTTCTTCAACCCTTAA